GAAGACCCGGACAACTTCATGCCCTGCCCTGGCAAGGTCAAACACTTCCACGCGCCAGGCGGCAACGGCGTGCGGATGGACTCGCACCTTTACAGCGGCTACAGCGTGCCACCGCACTACGACTCACTGATCGGCAAGATCATCACTTACGGCGCCACCCGCGACGAGGCCATGGCCCGTATGCGCAACGCGCTGGATGAGATCGTGGTCGACGGCATCAAGACCAACGTGCCCCTGCACCGCGATCTGGTCCGCGACAAAGGCTTCTGCAAAGGCGGCGTAAATATCCATTACCTGGAGAAAAAACTGGGTATGGATAAGCACTAAGCTTCGGCGAAGCGCACAGACGAGGGCTGCCATTAGGCGGCCCTCGTCGTTTCCGGCCTACCGGCGGTGGCAGCCGTACCACCGCTTCAAGTAAGCTGCGCGCCAATTTGCGCCATCCCGCCACAACGCTCACGAGGTTTCCCATGCCCTGGTTACAAGTCCGTCTCGCCATCACCCCGGAGCAGGCGGAAACCTACGAAGATGCGTTGCTGGAAGTCGGCGCTGTGTCGGTGACCTTTATGGATGCCGAAGACCAGCCGATCTTTGAGCCGGACCTGGGCACCACGCCACTGTGGTCGCACACTCACCTGCTTGCCCTGTTTGAAGCCGATACCGACGCCAACGCGGTATTTGCCCACCTGCAGCTGCTAACCGACGCCGAATTGCCGGAGCACCAGGCTGAAGTGATCGCCGATCAGGACTGGGAGCGCAGCTGGATGGACGGCTTCCAGCCGATGCGCTTCGGTCAGCGCCTGTGGATTGTGCCGAGCTGGCACGCGGCGCCGGAGCCTGACGCAGTCAACCTGCTGCTCGATCCAGGCCTGGCCTTCGGCACCGGCACTCACCCGACCACCGCGCTGTGCCTGGAGTGGCTGGACGGCCAGCACCTGCAGGATTGCAGCGTGATCGACTTCGGTTGCGGCTCGGGCATCCTGGCGATTGCCGCCCTGCTGCTCGGCGCGCCGCAAGCAGTCGGCACCGATATCGATATCCAGGCCATCGAGGCCTCGCGCGACAATGCCCAGCGCAATGGCATTGACGACGCGCGCTTTCCGCTATACCTGCCTGAAGACATGCCGCAACAGCCTGCGGACGTCGTCGTGGCCAATATCCTTGCCGGGCCACTGGTGGCGCTGGCGCCGCAGATCACCAGCCTGGTCAAGCCGGGCGGACGCCTGGCGCTGTCGGGCATCCTTGCCGAACAGGCCGAAGAGGTGCGCACCGCGTATAACGACGCCTTTATCCTCGACCCGACTGCCGACAAAGACGGCTGGGTGCGTATCAGTGGCGTGCGCCGCTAACCGCCCCAGCGCGCACAGCTGCTGCATTGCCAAGCACTTGCGTTAGACTAGCCGCCTTGATTAGCCGGATCACCGCATGACCCAGAGCTTCGTCACCCAGTGCCCCCATTGCCGCACCAGCTTTCGCGTGAACCTTGCGCAGCTGGGTGCAGCCCATGGTGCCGTGCGCTGCGGAGCCTGCCTGCATGTGTTCAATGCCGCGCAACAGCTACGTGAACAGGGCCAGCAACTGCCGCCACCGGCAGCGTCTACTGCTGCGCCAACGCCGGCACCACAACCCAGCAAACCTCCCGCGCCACCAGCACCGCAGCCAGCAGCACCCAGCGCAACCTCTGCAATGCCCGCCGCGCCTGCCAGCAGCAAAACCGGCGATACGCTGTGGATTCACGACGACCTGGATCTCGACGGCCTTGATCTAGACGAAGAGCTGGCCAAGCTCGAAGCCCAAGAGCAGCAACTGTCCAAGCAGTTCCTGGCGATTGATAGCGCACCGAAATACAACGAAGGCTTTCTAACGCCCGAGCCGGCTGAGCACGACCCGCACGACGAGCGCTGGGCCGAAGCCCTGCTGCAGGACGAACTGAGCAAGCCAACTGCCAGCCTGAGCGCCAAACCTCAGCCACTGACGCCACCTGCACGCTCGATTCCGCCCGCCCCCGTAATACCAGAGCCCATCAACGCGCCTGATGACGAGCCACCGCTTGACCTCAACAGCCTTGATCGCCGCCACCCCGAGCCGGAAATCGAGCACATTGAACTGCATGCCGAGCGCGAGCCCTTTGGCGCGCTGGTAGACAACCCGCGCGCTGAAGAACCCGCCGTAGCGGCGCCGAAAAAAGCCGCGCGCAGCGAGCCCGAATTGCGTGACGAGCACCTGTTCGAGCTGGATGACGAGCCACTGCAACTGGACTGGCAACAGCCGAAGAAACCCTGGGGCCGCTGGATCGGCTGGGGCCTGCTGAATCTGCTGGGCGCTGCCGCACTGGCTGGCCAGTACGTGATGTATCACTTCAATGAACTGGCGCGTCAGGATCAATACCGCCCCTGGTTCGAACAACTCTGCCCGGCGGTCGGTTGCCAGCTGCCGTCCAAGGTCGACATCACCCAGGTCAAGAGCAGCAACCTGGTGGTGCGCAGCCACCCGGAATTCAGCGGCGCCCTGGTGGTTGACGCGATCCTCTACAACCGAGCGGCGTTCTCCCAGCCCTTCCCGCTACTGGAAATGCGCTTCGCCGACATCAATGGCCAACTGCTCGCCAGCCGCCGTTTCAAGCCCAGCGAATACCTTGCGGGCGAGCTGGCCGGCAACGCGGAAATGCCGCCGCAGACACCTATTCACATCTCCCTGGACATCCTCGACCCAGGCACCCAGGCGGTGAACTACAGTCTGAGCTTCCACTCCCCGGAATAGCCTGCACCCGGCGGATTGCTTGAAAATCCGCCGCAACCAAACCCTTCGCGATAAGCCCAGAGCTGTTCAGAATTTGTTCAAAACAGCCTTTCTCCGGTCATCCAGAGCGGGTATCATGCCCACCCTTTTTCGCACTCTCCTATTTGTTCAACAGCAGGTCTCTTGAGCAGGGAAGCCCTATGTCGACGCTACGCATCGGCCCCTACACATTGCCAAACTCGCTGATTCTCGCCCCGATGGCGGGGGTCACTGATCAGCCGTTTCGACAGCTGTGCAAGCGTATGGGTGCGGGTCTGGTGGTGTCGGAAATGGTCACCAGTGATGTGCGTCTGTGGAACACCCGCAAGTCGAGCCTGCGCATGATCCACAGCGGTGATCCCGAGCCACGCTCGGTGCAGATCGCCGGTGGTGATCCCGAGATGCTCGCCGAAGCGGCGCGGCGCAACGTGGAAATGGGCGCACAGATTATCGACATCAACATGGGCTGTCCGGCCAAGAAGGTCTGCAACAAGGCCGCCGGTTCCGCCCTATTGAAAGACGAAGTGTTAGTCCGCGAGATTCTTCAGGCCGTGGTCGCCGCCGTGGATGTGCCGGTGACCCTGAAGATCCGCACCGGCTGGGACCGTGAGAACAAGAACGGCATCAACGTGGCGAAAATCGCCGAAGACGCCGGCATTGTCGCACTGGCCGTGCATGGCCGTACCCGCGCCGATCTGTATATGGGCGAAGCCGAGTACGACACCATCGCCGCGATCAAACAGGCCGTGTCAATTCCGGTACTGGCCAACGGCGATATCGACTCGCCACAGAAGGCCAAGGCCGTACTGGCCGCCACTGGCGCTGACGGCCTGCTGATCGGCCGCGCAGCTCAGGGCCGGCCGTGGATATTCCGTGAGGTCGAGCATTACCTGCGTACCGGTGAACTGCTCCCGGCACCCAGCCTGCTCGAAGTGGAACGCATTCTGCTTGAACATCTGGCTGCACTGCACGCCTTCTACGGCGATGTAATGGGCGTACGTATTGCCCGCAAGCATGTCAGTTGGTATCTCGCAACCTTGCCGGGCGCCAGGGAGTTTCGCGCCCAATTCAATCGTCTGGACAGTACGGACGCGCAGTGCACCAACGTTCGCGAGTTTTTCAGCGAACGTCATAACAATGGAGAAGGGGTGGCCGCATGACGATGTTGACTGAGACCTTAGAGAGTGGAATGGCTCCCGTGAGTGACAACAGCAGTTTGAAGCAGCATCTCAATACGCCAAGCGAAGAGGGGCAAACCCTGCGCGGTAGCGTCGAGAAAGCCCTGCACAATTATTTCGCCCATCTTGAAGGCGCAGACGTCAGTGACGTTTACAACCTGGTGCTCACCGAAGTGGAAGCGCCACTGCTGGAAACCGTGATGAACTACGTCAAGGGCAACCAGACCAAGGCCTCCGAGCTGCTCGGCCTGAATCGCGGCACCCTGCGCAAGAAGCTCAAGCAGTACGACCTGCTGTAACCCTGAACTCCCGAAAAGGGCGGCCTACATGAGCCGCCTTTTTTGCTGATAGCTCTTTGATTGCCAAAACTTCCGCCTGATGGACTCTGAAATGACCGACCAGACCACCCGCCTCCCCGTTCGCCGTGCCTTGATCAGTGTTTCCGACAAAACCGGCATCCTCGAGTTTGCCCGCGAACTTGTCGCCCTGAATGTGGAAATCCTCTCCACTGGCGGCACTTACAAGCTGCTCAAGGACAACGGCATCGCTGCTGTGGAAGTCGCCGACTACACTGGCTTCCCGGAAATGATGGACGGTCGCGTCAAGACCCTGCACCCGAAGATCCACGGCGGCATCCTCGGCCGTCGCGCCATCGACGGCGCGGTAATGGACGAGCACGGCATTAAGCCGATCGACCTGGTCGCGGTCAACCTCTACCCCTTCGCTGCCACCGTGGCCAAGCCGGGCTGTGACCTGGCCGACGCCATCGAGAACATCGACATCGGCGGCCCAACCATGGTCCGCTCCGCCGCGAAGAACCACAAAGACGTGGCCATCGTGGTCAATGCTGGCGATTACGCGGGCATCGTTGAGTCGCTGAAAGCCGGCGGCCTGAGCTACGCCCAGCGCTTCGACCTGGCGCTGAAAGCCTTCGAGCACACCGCGGCCTACGACGGGATGATCGCCAACTACCTGGGCACCATCGACCAGAGCCGCGACACCCTGAGCACCGAAGAGCGCGGCGCTTTCCCGCGCACCTTCAACAGCCAGTTCATCAAGGCTCAGGAAATGCGCTACGGCGAGAACCCGCACCAGAGCGCGGCGTTCTACGTGGAAGCGCAGAAGGGTGAAGCCAGCGTGGCCACAGCCATCCAGCTGCAAGGCAAGGAACTGTCGTTCAACAACGTCGCAGACACCGACGCCGCGCTCGAATGTGTGAAGAGCTTCGTCAAGCCAGCCTGTGTAATCGTCAAGCACGCCAACCCGTGCGGCGTGGCCGTGGCGCTGGACAGCGAAGGCGGCATCCGCCAGGCCTATGAGCTGGCTTACGCCACCGACACCGAATCGGCGTTTGGCGGCATTATCGCCTTCAACCGCGAACTGGACGGGGCCACCGCCCAGGCCATCGTCGAGCGTCAGTTTGTCGAAGTGATCATCGCGCCGAAAATCAGCACCGAAGCCCGCGCCGTAGTCGCTGCCAAAGCCAACGTACGCCTGCTCGAGTGCGGTGAATGGCCGGCCGAGCGCAGCGCCGGCTGGGACTTCAAGCGCGTCAACGGTGGCCTGCTGGTACAGAGCCGCGACATCGGCATGATCAAGGCCGAAGACCTGAAGATCGTCACCCAGCGCGCACCGAGCGAACAGGAAATCCATGACCTGATCTTCGCCTGGAAAGTGGCCAAATTCGTCAAATCCAACGCCATCGTCTACGCGAAGGGCCGCCAGACCATCGGTGTCGGCGCCGGCCAGATGAGCCGCGTCAACTCAGCGCGTATCGCCGCCATCAAGGCCGAGCACGCCGGCCTGCAGGTTGCCGGTTCGGTGATGGCCAGCGACGCCTTCTTCCCGTTCCGCGACGGTTTGGATAACGCTGCTGCCAATGGCATTACTGCGGTGATCCAGCCGGGCGGTTCGATGCGCGACAACGAAGTAATTGCGGCTGCCGACGAAGCCGGGATTGCCATGGTGTTCACCGGCATGCGTCACTTTAGGCACTAAAATCGGCCGCACTCGGACAGGCATCTGCGGCGTTGTCCGGCCCTCCCCCATGCTCATTGCCAGAAGGCAACTCCGCTGGGTGAAGGGCCCGACGCCTTGCATCTACCAGCCCGAACGCAGCCTCGAAATTTGTAGAGTGGATAACGTTTTGCTTATCCACCAAACGGGCTCAACGCCCGCCTCCACTGGGAGAGCAACATGAACGTATTGATCATCGGCAGCGGCGGTCGTGAACACGCCCTGGCCTGGAAAGTGGCGCAGGACAAGCGCGTCGAGAAAGTCTTCGTCGCCCCGGGCAACGCCGGCACCGCCGTTGAGCCCAAGTGCCAGAACGTCGCCATCGACGTTCTGGCCATTGAGCAGCTGGCTGACTTCGCCGAAAAGAATGTGCAGCTGACTATCGTCGGCCCGGAAGCGCCGCTGGTTAAAGGCGTGGTTGATCTGTTCCGTTCGCGCAAGCTGGATATCTTCGGCCCCACCGCCGCCGCTGCGCAGCTGGAAGGTTCCAAGGCCTTTACCAAGGATTTCCTGGCACGCCAGAACATCCCAACAGCCGACTACCAGAACTTCACCGAAGTCGAGCCGGCCCTGGCCTACCTGCAAAAAGTCGGCGCGCCGATCGTGATCAAGGCCGATGGCCTGGCCGCCGGTAAAGGCGTGATCGTCGCCATGACCCTGACCGAAGCCGAAGACGCCGTACGCGACATGCTCGCTGGCAACGCTTTCGGTGACGCGGGTTCGCGCGTGGTCATTGAAGAATTTCTGGACGGTGAAGAGGCTTCGTTTATCGTCATGGTCGACGGCGAGAACGTGCTGCCGATGGCCACCAGCCAGGACCACAAGCGCGTCGGCGACGCCGATACCGGCCCTAACACCGGCGGCATGGGCGCTTACTCGCCAGCCCCGGTGGTCACTGCCGAGGTGCACCAGCGCGTAATGGACGAAGTGATCTACCCGACCGTGCGCGGTATGGCCAGCGAAGGCAACGTCTACACCGGTTTCCTCTACGCCGGGCTGATGATCGACAAGGCCGGCAAGCCCAAGGTCATTGAGTTCAACTGCCGCTTCGGAGACCCGGAAACCCAGCCGATCATGTGCCGCCTGGAGTCTTCCCTGGTGCTGCTGGTCGAAGCCGCACTGGCCAAGGCGCTGGACAAGGTCGAAGCCACCTGGGATCCACGTCCGACCGTGGGTGTGGTGATCGCCGCCGGTGGTTATCCGGCCGATTACGCCAAGGGCGATGTGATCGAAGGTCTGGATGCTGCCGCACAGCTGGAAGGCAAAGTCTTCCATGCCGGCACTGCGCTGAAGGACGGTCAGATCGTCACCGCAGGTGGCCGCGTACTCTGCGCCACCGCCATCGGTCGTACGGTTGAGGAAGCCCAGCAGCAGGCTTATCGCCTGGCGGAGAAAATTCGCTGGAACGGTAGTTTCTACCGCAACGATATCGGTTACCGCGCCATCGCCCGCGAACGCGGGGAAAAATGAAGGTAATTAACGACAAAGGTGGCCAATTGGCCACCTTTGTCATATTTCCCTCGCGAACAGCTTGGCTATAATCCGACCACTTATTTCTGAAGGGACTTCACTGTGCGCCGGCTGAGGATTGCCACCTACCTGCTACTCAGCACGCTGCTGATGGCGCTCACTGTAGCGTCGGCTCAGGCAGGGGCGCAGGCATCCTGGTCAAGCCTCACCGACCCGAGCGCCGCGCTGCAATTCAATGATGTACGCAGCCCCGAGCGCCAGGCGCAGTTCCGTTCCACCGACCTTACCCAGCTTTACACCCCTGGCGGCAACAGTGCGCTGTGGCTGCATCACCGCATGCCGGCCAACACTGATGCGCAGATGCTGCGGGTGTTCGCGCCCTATCTGGCCTATCTCGATTTGTATGTGCTGCAGGGCGACACGCTGGTCGAGCAGGCGCACACCGGTAGCAACCTGCCATTTTCCAGCCGCCCCCTGGCCAGCCGCGACTTCCTTTTGCCGCTGCCAAGTGCTGAGCAGCCACTGGATATCTACCTGCGCCTGGCCTCGGAACATGCGCTGCGCCCCAGCATTACCCTGCAAAGTGCGCAGGCGATGGTCGCCGATGACAACCGCCCACTGATGTTCGGCTTGCTGCTCGGCTGCCTCGGCATGCTGGTGGCCTACAACCTCGTGCGTTTTGCCTACACCCGCGCCGTGAGCGGCCTGTGGCTGGCAGCCACCCAGGTCTGCCAGCTGGTCGCGGTGGTCAGCCTGCTGGGGATCAGCACGCCCTGGCTCAGCGAATGGCAAAGCCTGCAGCCGCAAATCGCCAATCTGTCGATGCTGCTGGCCGCACTCTGCGCCCTGTGCTTTACCGCCAGTTTTTTCCACAAGGTCTGCCCGAGCACGCCGCTGAACAACCTGCTCACCGGCGAAGTGGTGGTGATCAGCCTGGTCTGCGTGGCCCTGCTGGTGGCAACCAATCTGCAGTTCAATCAACTGGTCTACCTGCTCAATGCCATCGCCGGCCTGAGCATCCTCATGGTTGCATTGACGCACTGGCGGCATGGCTACCAGCCTGCACGGCTGTTCAGCCTGGCGGTGCTGCTGTTCTGCGCCGCCTTTATCTGCGCCCTGCCAATCCTCTTCGGCTACTGGGCGGTGCAGAGTGAGTGGATGGCCTACGGCCTGCTCGCAGTCACCGCCATCAGCGGTTTTATCCTCAGCATGGCCTTGAGCGAGCGACAGCGACGCATCATGCAGGACCAGTTCAGCACCAGCCGCGCCCTCGCCGCCAGCTCCGCCGAATTGAAAGCCAAGGCGGAATTTCTCGCCAAAATCAGCCACGAAATCCGCACGCCGATGAATGGTGTGCTGGGCATGACCGAACTGCTGCTCGGCACGCCACTGTCCGCCAAGCAACGCGACTACGTACAGACCATCCACAGCTCGGGCAACGAGCTGCTCACCCTGATCAACGAAATCCTCGACATCTCCAAACTCGAATCCGGGCAGATCGAGCTGGATGACGTGCAGTTCGACCTCAACGCCCTGATCGAAGACTGCCTGGATATCTTCCGCGCCAAGGCCGAGCAGCAGAAGGTCGAGCTGATCAGCTTTATGCAGCCGCAAGTGCCACGAGTAATCAGCGGCGACCCCACCCGCCTGCGCCAGACCCTGCTGAGCCTGCTGGACAATGCCTTCAAACAGACCGACGAAGGTGAAATCCTTCTGGTGGTCGCACTCGACACCAATACCGAACAACCGCGCCTGCGCATCGCCGTACAGGACAGCGGCAAGCCGCTGGATGCCAGCGAACGCGATGCACTGCTGAATGCCGAACTGCACAGCAAGGACTTCCTTGCCGCGACCAAACTCGGCGGCCGCCTCGGCCTGATCATCGCGCGCCAGCTGGTACGCCTGATGGAAGGCGAGTTCGGTATCCAGAGCGGCGGCAGCCAGGGCTCGACCTTGTGGCTGACCCTGCCACTGGACGCCACGCGCCTGGAGCAACCTACCGCCGACCTCGACACCTCACTTCAGGGCGCGCGCCTGCTGGTGGTGGACGACAACGACACCTGCCGCAAGGTGCTGGTGCAGCAGTGCAGCGCCTGGGGCATGCAGGTCAGCGCCGTGCCGTCAGGCAAGGAAGCCATGGCCCTGCTGCGCACCAAGGCGCATCTGCGTGAATACTTCGATGCGGTGCTGCTCGATCAGGACATGCCCGGCATGACCGGCATGCAGCTGGCTGCACGGATCAAGGAAGATGCCAACCTCAATCACGACATTCTGGTGATCATGCTCACCGGCATCAGCAATGCGCCGAGCAAGATCATCGCGCGCAACGCCGGGATCAAACGCATCCTGGCCAAGCCGGTGGCCGGCTACACCCTGAAGACCACCCTGGCCGATGAACTGGCGCAGCGCGGCAAGGGCGACTCACCAATGTTCAACCCGCTGCCACAGAGCGCGCCACTGAACGTGCCCAATGATTTCCGCATCCTGGTGGCCGAGGACAACACCATCTCCACCAAGGTGATCCGCGGCATGCTCGGCAAACTCAACCTGCAGCCCGACACCGCCAGCAATGGCGAAGAAGCCCTCAGCGCGATGAAAGCCCAGCAGTACGACCTGGTGCTGATGGATTGTGAAATGCCGGTACTCGACGGCTTCTCCGCCACCGAGCAGCTGCGCGCCTGGGAAGCCGCCGAACAGCGCGCACGCACCCCAGTGGTGGCGCTTACCGCGCATATCCTCAATGAACATAAAGAACGCGCCCGTCAGGTCGGCATGGATGGGCATATGTCCAAGCCGGTGGAAATGTCGCAACTACGCGAGCTGATCGAACACTGGGTCGCCGAACGGGAAATCCGCCGCCAACGCGACGCCCTGCCTTCCTGAGCAGGGTTGATTGCCCGGCAACCGCTACACGCTTACCCTGCCACCCTTCTTTATCGAGACGAGTCCTTTCCATGGCGTCCGCGCTGTTCAGCCTGTATTTGAAACTGCTGGTGCTCTATAGCCCGTTCTTCGTGCTGTCGTGTTTTATCGGCCTGAGCCGTGGCTACACCGTCAAGGAGCGCAAGCGCCTGGCCTGGAAGGTCGCCGCCGGCGTGCTGATCGCCAGCGTGCTGCTGTACCTGTTCGGTAAACACATCTTCACCCTGTTCGGCATCACCATCGACGCCTTCCGCATCGGCGCCGGCAGCGTGCTGTTTATCTCGGCACTCGGCATGGCCCAGGGCAAGTCGGCGGTGCAGAGCGACAACGTGCAGCAGGACGTGACCATCGTGCCGCTGACCATCCCGCTCACCGTCGGCCCCGGCACCATCGGTGCGCTGCTGCTGATGGGTGCCAGCCAGCCGGACTGGGGCGACAAGGCCGTGGCCGTGCTGGGCATCGCCCTGGCCAGTCTCACGGTGGGCGTGGTGCTGTATATGTCCAACCAGTTCGAGCGCCTGCTCGGCGATCAGGGCCTGCAGATCGTCAGCCGCCTGATGGGCCTGTTCGTCTGTGCCCTGGCTGCGCAGATCATCTTTACCGGGGTAAAGAACTACCTCGCCCTCTGACCCCGCGCGGATGCACTTCGGGCTGCACCACAAGCTGGCAATCGGCCCCGCTGCAGTGCACAAACCGTTCTGTGCCGCCCGCCAAAAAGCCGCAGTGCGCGGCTAACTCATTGAAATATATTATTTTTTAAAACCTGGCACTGGGTTTGCTCTGACCATTCCATCTCTTGGATACAAGATGGAATATCAGCGTATGTCCAACGCCCCAATTGCCCTCACCCTCGCCGACTGGCAACAGACCTACCGCGACGGCCACTCGCCCACCGAGCTGCTGCATAGCCTGCGCCTCGAACTGAGCACCGAGGACAATGCCTGGATCACCCTGGCCAGCGAAGCGCAACTCAATGCCCAGCTCGATGAATTGTCAGCGCTACTCGACGCCACCAACGGCGAGCCAAGCAAGCTGCCGCTGTACGGCGTGCCCTTCGCCATCAAGGACAATATTGACGCTGCCGGCTGGCCAACCACCGCTGCCTGCCCGGAGTTCGCCTACACCGCTGCAGCCGACGCCACGGTGGTGGCCAAGCTGCGCGCCGCCGGGGCCATCCTGATCGGCAAAACCAACCTCGACCAATTCGCCACCGGCCTGGTCGGCACCCGTTCGCCGTATGGCGCGGTGCGCAACAGCTTTAATCCAGACTACGTCAGCGGCGGCTCCAGTTCCGGCTCAGCCAGCGTGGTGGCGCGCGGCTTGGTGCCGTTCTCGCTGGGCACCGACACCGCCGGCTCCGGCCGTGTTCCTGCGGGCTTCAACAACATCGTCGGGCTCAAGCCGAGCAAGGGCTGGCTGTCCAATAGCGGCCTGGTGCCGGCCTGCAAAACGCTTGATTGCATTTCCGTATTTGCCCTGACCGTCAGCGATGCCCTGAGCGTGGCGCAGATTGCCGGTGGCTATGACGCAACCGATCCGTACAGCCGTAAGAACCCCAATAGCGCCAAGGTCGGCATGCCGACCAAGCCGCGCCTGGCAGTGCCAAGCAACCCCGAGTTCTTTGGCGATACGCAGAACCAGGCGGTGTTTGAGCAGGCCCTGGGCACACTGCACGAACTGGGCGCGGATCTGCTGGAAATCGATTTCACGCCCTTCCAGCAACTGGCCGAGCAGCTGTATTACGGCAGCTGGGTCGCCGAACGCACTGTGGCGCTCGAAGGCGTCGACCCGGCACATATCAACCCGGTGGTGCGCGGTATCGTCGAAAACGGCCATAAATACAGCGCCTGCGATGCCTACAAGGCCGAATACACTCGCGCCGCACTGAGCCGGACGATCAATGACATCCTGGCCGGCTTCGATGCCCTGGTCGTACCAACCTCGCCGACCCTTCGCAGCCTCGCTGAGATGGACGCAGAACCGGTGCTGTTCAACAGCCAGTTCGGCACCTACACCAACTTCACCAACC
This DNA window, taken from Pseudomonas sp. SG20056, encodes the following:
- a CDS encoding DUF3426 domain-containing protein, producing the protein MTQSFVTQCPHCRTSFRVNLAQLGAAHGAVRCGACLHVFNAAQQLREQGQQLPPPAASTAAPTPAPQPSKPPAPPAPQPAAPSATSAMPAAPASSKTGDTLWIHDDLDLDGLDLDEELAKLEAQEQQLSKQFLAIDSAPKYNEGFLTPEPAEHDPHDERWAEALLQDELSKPTASLSAKPQPLTPPARSIPPAPVIPEPINAPDDEPPLDLNSLDRRHPEPEIEHIELHAEREPFGALVDNPRAEEPAVAAPKKAARSEPELRDEHLFELDDEPLQLDWQQPKKPWGRWIGWGLLNLLGAAALAGQYVMYHFNELARQDQYRPWFEQLCPAVGCQLPSKVDITQVKSSNLVVRSHPEFSGALVVDAILYNRAAFSQPFPLLEMRFADINGQLLASRRFKPSEYLAGELAGNAEMPPQTPIHISLDILDPGTQAVNYSLSFHSPE
- the fis gene encoding DNA-binding transcriptional regulator Fis, yielding MTMLTETLESGMAPVSDNSSLKQHLNTPSEEGQTLRGSVEKALHNYFAHLEGADVSDVYNLVLTEVEAPLLETVMNYVKGNQTKASELLGLNRGTLRKKLKQYDLL
- the dusB gene encoding tRNA dihydrouridine synthase DusB, whose translation is MSTLRIGPYTLPNSLILAPMAGVTDQPFRQLCKRMGAGLVVSEMVTSDVRLWNTRKSSLRMIHSGDPEPRSVQIAGGDPEMLAEAARRNVEMGAQIIDINMGCPAKKVCNKAAGSALLKDEVLVREILQAVVAAVDVPVTLKIRTGWDRENKNGINVAKIAEDAGIVALAVHGRTRADLYMGEAEYDTIAAIKQAVSIPVLANGDIDSPQKAKAVLAATGADGLLIGRAAQGRPWIFREVEHYLRTGELLPAPSLLEVERILLEHLAALHAFYGDVMGVRIARKHVSWYLATLPGAREFRAQFNRLDSTDAQCTNVREFFSERHNNGEGVAA
- the prmA gene encoding 50S ribosomal protein L11 methyltransferase: MPWLQVRLAITPEQAETYEDALLEVGAVSVTFMDAEDQPIFEPDLGTTPLWSHTHLLALFEADTDANAVFAHLQLLTDAELPEHQAEVIADQDWERSWMDGFQPMRFGQRLWIVPSWHAAPEPDAVNLLLDPGLAFGTGTHPTTALCLEWLDGQHLQDCSVIDFGCGSGILAIAALLLGAPQAVGTDIDIQAIEASRDNAQRNGIDDARFPLYLPEDMPQQPADVVVANILAGPLVALAPQITSLVKPGGRLALSGILAEQAEEVRTAYNDAFILDPTADKDGWVRISGVRR
- the purD gene encoding phosphoribosylamine--glycine ligase; this encodes MNVLIIGSGGREHALAWKVAQDKRVEKVFVAPGNAGTAVEPKCQNVAIDVLAIEQLADFAEKNVQLTIVGPEAPLVKGVVDLFRSRKLDIFGPTAAAAQLEGSKAFTKDFLARQNIPTADYQNFTEVEPALAYLQKVGAPIVIKADGLAAGKGVIVAMTLTEAEDAVRDMLAGNAFGDAGSRVVIEEFLDGEEASFIVMVDGENVLPMATSQDHKRVGDADTGPNTGGMGAYSPAPVVTAEVHQRVMDEVIYPTVRGMASEGNVYTGFLYAGLMIDKAGKPKVIEFNCRFGDPETQPIMCRLESSLVLLVEAALAKALDKVEATWDPRPTVGVVIAAGGYPADYAKGDVIEGLDAAAQLEGKVFHAGTALKDGQIVTAGGRVLCATAIGRTVEEAQQQAYRLAEKIRWNGSFYRNDIGYRAIARERGEK
- a CDS encoding response regulator; translated protein: MRRLRIATYLLLSTLLMALTVASAQAGAQASWSSLTDPSAALQFNDVRSPERQAQFRSTDLTQLYTPGGNSALWLHHRMPANTDAQMLRVFAPYLAYLDLYVLQGDTLVEQAHTGSNLPFSSRPLASRDFLLPLPSAEQPLDIYLRLASEHALRPSITLQSAQAMVADDNRPLMFGLLLGCLGMLVAYNLVRFAYTRAVSGLWLAATQVCQLVAVVSLLGISTPWLSEWQSLQPQIANLSMLLAALCALCFTASFFHKVCPSTPLNNLLTGEVVVISLVCVALLVATNLQFNQLVYLLNAIAGLSILMVALTHWRHGYQPARLFSLAVLLFCAAFICALPILFGYWAVQSEWMAYGLLAVTAISGFILSMALSERQRRIMQDQFSTSRALAASSAELKAKAEFLAKISHEIRTPMNGVLGMTELLLGTPLSAKQRDYVQTIHSSGNELLTLINEILDISKLESGQIELDDVQFDLNALIEDCLDIFRAKAEQQKVELISFMQPQVPRVISGDPTRLRQTLLSLLDNAFKQTDEGEILLVVALDTNTEQPRLRIAVQDSGKPLDASERDALLNAELHSKDFLAATKLGGRLGLIIARQLVRLMEGEFGIQSGGSQGSTLWLTLPLDATRLEQPTADLDTSLQGARLLVVDDNDTCRKVLVQQCSAWGMQVSAVPSGKEAMALLRTKAHLREYFDAVLLDQDMPGMTGMQLAARIKEDANLNHDILVIMLTGISNAPSKIIARNAGIKRILAKPVAGYTLKTTLADELAQRGKGDSPMFNPLPQSAPLNVPNDFRILVAEDNTISTKVIRGMLGKLNLQPDTASNGEEALSAMKAQQYDLVLMDCEMPVLDGFSATEQLRAWEAAEQRARTPVVALTAHILNEHKERARQVGMDGHMSKPVEMSQLRELIEHWVAEREIRRQRDALPS
- the purH gene encoding bifunctional phosphoribosylaminoimidazolecarboxamide formyltransferase/IMP cyclohydrolase; protein product: MTDQTTRLPVRRALISVSDKTGILEFARELVALNVEILSTGGTYKLLKDNGIAAVEVADYTGFPEMMDGRVKTLHPKIHGGILGRRAIDGAVMDEHGIKPIDLVAVNLYPFAATVAKPGCDLADAIENIDIGGPTMVRSAAKNHKDVAIVVNAGDYAGIVESLKAGGLSYAQRFDLALKAFEHTAAYDGMIANYLGTIDQSRDTLSTEERGAFPRTFNSQFIKAQEMRYGENPHQSAAFYVEAQKGEASVATAIQLQGKELSFNNVADTDAALECVKSFVKPACVIVKHANPCGVAVALDSEGGIRQAYELAYATDTESAFGGIIAFNRELDGATAQAIVERQFVEVIIAPKISTEARAVVAAKANVRLLECGEWPAERSAGWDFKRVNGGLLVQSRDIGMIKAEDLKIVTQRAPSEQEIHDLIFAWKVAKFVKSNAIVYAKGRQTIGVGAGQMSRVNSARIAAIKAEHAGLQVAGSVMASDAFFPFRDGLDNAAANGITAVIQPGGSMRDNEVIAAADEAGIAMVFTGMRHFRH